In the Naumovozyma dairenensis CBS 421 chromosome 4, complete genome genome, one interval contains:
- the DIE2 gene encoding dolichyl-P-Glc:Glc(2)Man(9)GlcNAc(2)-PP-dolichol alpha-1,2- glucosyltransferase (similar to Saccharomyces cerevisiae DIE2 (YGR227W); ancestral locus Anc_5.101) produces the protein MSVNNNEQRHEQQEDDDEVIQILAPGIQRNFKEEITNAFILNFLSYPLILLYFLITFTYVTSKTIPYEFIDEKFHINQTLTYLNGHWTQWDPKITTPPGLYILGWLNYKIVHIIPFIKSWFSDLTTLRLTNLFGGLIVLPIFILRPIFQLNAVGFWPVSLMCFPLLSTFYYLYYTDVWSTVFILWSLTVALTLPFGDNKWSIWFSSGLALISCLFRQTNIVWTGFIMIIVVERKAIIDKKFDNHTFNNFLKLFIHSIDQFNMLVLPYFVNFVLFALFLIWNRSITLGDKSNHSAGIHLVQLFYCFTFLTVLSLPLWYSKVFMKLYLIRWRLKLFRTIFELLMIMLVIRYFTKIHPFLLADNRHYTFYLFKKLIGNKHKLIKYFLMAPIYHFSTFVYMGLIKESELNLTLTTQQIFKNSYELPIQLTHISRLALVVCTIFTIVPSPLFEPRYYILPYFFWRIFVSPVPEPILATIPIPKEDEEQRYVVSSTNRQLLEMIWFLLIDLVTLIIFIKYSFSWSDEEFPQRIIW, from the coding sequence atgtcTGTCAACAACAATGAACAGCGACatgaacaacaagaagacGACGACGAAGTAATCCAAATATTAGCACCAGGAATCcaaagaaatttcaaagaagaaataacaAACGCATTTATCCTAAATTTCCTTTCATACCCACTAATTcttctatattttttaattacATTCACATACGTAACATCCAAAACAATTCCCTATGAATTCATTGACGAAAAATTCCATATAAATCAAACATTAACATACTTGAATGGCCATTGGACGCAATGGGACCCCAAGATAACTACCCCTCCAGGGTTATACATACTAGGTTGGttaaattacaagattGTCCACATAATCCCATTCATAAAGTCATGGTTTTCCGACCTAACAACATTAAGATTGACGAATTTATTCGGTGGTCTGATAGTATTGCCAATTTTCATATTAAGGccaattttccaattgaatGCAGTTGGATTTTGGCCTGTCTCTTTGATGTGTTTCCCCTTATTATCGACATTTTATTACCTCTACTATACTGATGTTTGGTCTACAGTTTTTATCTTGTGGTCACTGACTGTTGCTTTGACTTTACCATTTGGTGATAATAAGTGGAGTATTTGGTTCAGTAGTGGGCTGGCTTTGATTAGTTGTCTTTTCAGACAAACTAACATTGTATGGACTGGATTCATTATGATTATTGTTGTGGAAAGGAAGGCAATCATTGATaagaaatttgataatcatacatttaataattttttgaaattatttattcattctATTGATCAGTTTAACATGTTGGTTCTACCTTATTTTGttaattttgttttgtttgcCCTGTTTTTAATATGGAATAGATCAATTACGTTGGGTgataaatcaaatcattCAGCTGGTATTCATTTGGttcaattgttttattgttttaCATTTTTAACTGTGCTGAGTTTACCACTCTGGTATAGTAAAGTTTTCATGAAATTATACTTGATAAGATGGCGATTGAAGTTATTCAGAACGATTTTTGAACTTCTAATGATTATGTTAGTTATAAGATATTTTACCAAAATCCATCCATTCCTTTTAGCTGACAATAGACATTATACATTTTACCTTTTCAAAAAACTCATTGGTAATAAACATAAActaattaaatatttcttaatgGCACCAATCtatcatttttcaacttttgTCTATATGGGATTAATCAAAGAAAGTGAATTAAATTTGACTTTAACAACACAACAAATTTTCAAGAATTCATATGAATTACCCATTCAACTAACTCATATTTCAAGATTAGCATTAGTCGTATGTACTATTTTCACCATTGTACCATCACCATTATTTGAACcaagatattatattttaccATATTTCTTCTGGAGGATATTTGTCAGTCCCGTACCTGAACCAATCTTGGCGACAATACCTATTCCgaaagaagatgaagaacaaAGGTATGTTGTTTCGTCGACGAATAGACAATTATTGGAAATGATCTGGTTTTTGCTGATCGATTTGGTAAcgttaataatatttattaagtATTCTTTCTCTTGGTCAGATGAGGAGTTCCCGCAAAGAATTATATGGTGA
- the AMA1 gene encoding Ama1p (similar to Saccharomyces cerevisiae AMA1 (YGR225W); ancestral locus Anc_5.104) — MPYNKCNTQQNPFVKESKEIHSFHKKPLTLSKPPNCTTTPVVTDRFIPFATSKKAYRTYTRNKNYNDDTTDLYMEQSPSPDRLSSPEFFTDLRTTGNYQAISSSSMDNNDTIDTSLDSISNETRKVNKNKKRRKVPTGNEKYQTFISNSLGFPGTNKVFNFISPTANLNIFKLNNNNKKGQNDPSLKPSFEYLDPLLMVPSMTPNETRYLIATSNVTMADKAKPFQRASRTVQCHSPYKVLDAPSLRNDFYSNLISWSNRTNNVLVALGCSVYLWSESFGALQILNQKFLNDRNKDLVTCVSFDSTNSSSNIYDSTYFLVGTKNGSLLLFDQFISLNFLLDNNFNKKKSNDDNTEDKRLLKPISQFDSTASSCFCCIQWISNSKFLVGDDSGSITFFKINNTNIEFLNKFKAQNQQVCGMLYCSFFLFFSLLVFFTNFYNLFLLLGISINSNNSLLAVGGNDNSCTLWNIENIYKPEFKFILPHLAAVKAVTFCPWSSSLLATGGGSKDRKIKFWHTKTGILLNEFKTCGQVTSLIWSKSKKQIVATFGFNDTENPTLLKVYSYPKMIEILQVKSPAPLRVLTAVLSPSSTSICIAANDETIRFYKLWSEKDDLIKQLNETGVYGSDIIEYLEGIVSNASTSNNKVIR; from the coding sequence ATGCCGTATAACAAATGTAACACCCAACAAAACCCTTTTGTAAAGGAATCAAAGGAGATTCACTCCTTTCACAAAAAACCATTAACTTTGTCCAAACCCCCTAATTGTACTACCACTCCAGTAGTTACAGATAGATTCATCCCTTTCGCAACTTCAAAGAAGGCTTATAGAACTTATACTCGTAATAAGAATTACAATGACGATACTACAGATCTTTATATGGAACAGTCTCCCTCTCCAGATAGACTTTCATCTCCAGAATTCTTCACAGACTTAAGAACAACTGGTAATTATCAAGCTAtctcttcatcttcaatggACAATAACGATACCATTGATACTTCCCTGGATTCAATATCTAATGAAACAAGAAAGgtcaataaaaataaaaagagaaGGAAAGTACCAACCGggaatgaaaaatatcaaacCTTTATCTCCAATTCTTTGGGATTCCCTGGTACCAAcaaagttttcaattttatctCACCAACTGCAAACttaaatatctttaaattaaacaacaacaacaagaaagGGCAAAATGACCCTTCGTTAAAACCGtcatttgaatatttagaTCCATTATTAATGGTTCCCTCTATGACTCCGAATGAAACAAGATACCTCATAGCTACATCAAATGTTACAATGGCGGACAAGGCCAAACCATTTCAAAGAGCTTCCAGAACAGTTCAGTGTCATAGCCCATATAAGGTTTTAGATGCTCCATCTTTGAGAAATgatttttattcaaatctaATCTCTTGGTCCAATAGAACAAACAACGTTTTAGTCGCTTTGGGCTGTTCGGTCTATTTATGGTCTGAATCATTTGGCGCTCTACAAATtttaaatcaaaaattctTAAATGATAGAAATAAAGATTTAGTCACTTGTGTGTCATTTGATAGTACAAATAGTTCGTCAAATATCTATGACTCCACTTATTTTTTAGTTGGTACAAAAAATGGGAGccttttattatttgatcaattcatttcattgaattttttactagataataattttaataagaagaaaagcaatgatgataatactgAAGATAAACGGTTATTGAAACCAATTTCTCAATTTGACTCTACAGCTTCGAGTTGTTTTTGTTGTATCCAATGGATTTCAAACTCAAAATTTTTAGTTGGTGATGATTCAGGTTCAAttacttttttcaaaattaataatacaaatattgaatttttaaataaattcaaagcACAGAACCAACAAGTTTGTGGTATGTTatattgttctttttttttgttcttttctttattggTCTTTTTTACTAACTTTTATAACTTATTTTTACTATTAGGAATATCcattaattcaaataatagtTTATTAGCGGTCGGTGGGAATGATAATTCCTGTACATTATggaatattgaaaatatttataaacctgaatttaaatttattctACCTCATTTAGCTGCAGTGAAAGCTGTAACATTTTGTCCGTGGTCAAGTTCTTTACTGGCGACAGGTGGTGGTAGTAAAGATAggaaaattaaattttggCATACTAAGACTGGTAtcttattaaatgaattcaaaACCTGTGGTCAAGTAACATCGTTAATTTGGTCCAAGAGCAAGAAACAAATTGTTGCAACATTTGGTTTCAATGACACAGAAAACCCAACTCTTTTGAAAGTTTATTCTTACCCGAAAATGattgaaattttacaaGTGAAATCTCCAGCTCCATTAAGAGTTCTTACCGCTGTATTATCTCCATCTTCTACTTCAATTTGCATTGCTgcaaatgatgaaacaattaGGTTTTATAAATTATGGTCAGAAAAGGATGATTTAATCaaacaattaaatgaaaCGGGTGTATATGGTTCAGATATTATTGAGTATTTGGAAGGGATTGTATCTAATGCTAGTACgagtaataataaagtgATAAGGTAG